A segment of the Fusobacterium varium genome:
AAAAGACCCAAGCCCATTTTTTTTGAACTTGAGTCTCAAATTTTAATTTATAGCTGAGTAGTTACAAACAAGGAAGCAATCGCTTCCTTATTTTAATATATCTAACATTTTAAACAGCCCATCAAAAAATATTCTAAACCCAATAGACATTATAAAAATCTGCATAACTTTCGATAAAATATATAACACTAACTTTCCAAATATTCTCTCCAAATAATTCCCTATCATAAAAACTAAAAATATTATGATAAAAGCTACAAATATAGATAAACTATTTGACATAAGCCCATATTCTGAACGTCCTATCAAAGCTGTTGTCAAACTTCCAGGACCAACCATCATAGGAAACGCCATTGGAATTACTGCTTGTTTTATCTGTTCCTCTGGCGGAAGTTTATTTACTTGTTGTCCTTTTCTTGCAGAAGAAAAAATCAAATTTTTAATAGCCA
Coding sequences within it:
- a CDS encoding MarC family protein; translated protein: MDIHVIFVNALMLIAVLNPFGNVPLFIGMTDGMEKDIRKKLFKAVAVTGFFITLIFSLIGEFLMTNFYKINMNELRMAGGLILILMAIKNLIFSSARKGQQVNKLPPEEQIKQAVIPMAFPMMVGPGSLTTALIGRSEYGLMSNSLSIFVAFIIIFLVFMIGNYLERIFGKLVLYILSKVMQIFIMSIGFRIFFDGLFKMLDILK